The following proteins come from a genomic window of Gordonia westfalica:
- a CDS encoding DUF4244 domain-containing protein yields the protein MTHNLSRFIDRAGAHAARLITDEDGMSTAEYAIGTIAAAAFGAILYTVITGDNIVSALTGIIGKALNTSVG from the coding sequence ATGACACACAACCTTTCTCGATTCATCGATCGCGCCGGTGCACACGCCGCACGACTGATCACCGACGAGGACGGGATGAGCACGGCAGAGTATGCCATCGGGACGATCGCGGCCGCGGCGTTCGGCGCGATCCTCTATACGGTCATCACCGGTGACAACATCGTGAGTGCGCTGACCGGCATCATCGGGAAGGCGCTCAACACATCGGTGGGCTGA
- a CDS encoding VOC family protein, with protein MTDNGHRHHAIDYIELTVTDMAAARRFYGDAFGWEFNDYGPGYSGIVGPGGADSPEVGGLALSGSGPAPGGPLVLLYSDDLDATVEKVRAAGGEIVNGPYDFPGGRRFHFTDPSGNELGVWSPGQ; from the coding sequence ATGACTGACAACGGACATCGACACCACGCGATCGACTACATCGAGCTCACGGTCACGGACATGGCGGCGGCGCGCAGGTTCTACGGGGACGCGTTCGGCTGGGAGTTCAACGATTACGGACCCGGATACTCGGGAATCGTCGGACCGGGTGGGGCGGATTCGCCCGAGGTCGGCGGTCTCGCGCTCAGTGGGTCGGGCCCGGCGCCGGGCGGGCCGCTGGTCCTGCTGTACTCCGACGACCTCGACGCCACGGTCGAAAAGGTACGCGCGGCCGGCGGCGAGATCGTCAACGGTCCGTACGACTTTCCCGGCGGTCGTCGCTTCCACTTCACCGACCCGAGCGGCAACGAGCTCGGGGTCTGGTCGCCCGGTCAATAG
- a CDS encoding type II secretion system F family protein — MTVVAAAVASLAAALVIWPEPRWRLYRVVDPPPGPDRSPRWLGAGPPREDPFAVASAFDLFAVCLRAGLPVGVAAAVVAGRAPPSLAGPLSRVADLLQLGADPDAAWSALLDDAPDAKASGDDHLEALAALARRSARAGSSLAGGLAELADDVRRRAHDDALAAAERAGVAISGPLGLCFLPAFICLGIVPVVVGLASTVLGSF, encoded by the coding sequence TTGACCGTCGTGGCAGCCGCGGTGGCATCGCTGGCGGCGGCACTGGTGATCTGGCCCGAGCCACGCTGGAGGCTGTACCGGGTCGTCGACCCGCCGCCGGGTCCCGACCGCTCGCCGCGATGGCTGGGTGCGGGTCCTCCGCGCGAGGATCCGTTCGCGGTGGCATCGGCCTTCGACCTCTTCGCCGTATGCCTGCGGGCGGGCCTGCCGGTGGGAGTGGCGGCCGCGGTCGTCGCAGGTCGTGCCCCGCCGTCGCTCGCCGGGCCGCTCTCGCGTGTCGCAGATCTTCTTCAACTCGGGGCCGACCCCGACGCGGCATGGTCGGCCTTGCTCGACGATGCTCCCGACGCGAAGGCGTCGGGTGACGACCATCTCGAGGCCCTCGCGGCGCTGGCCAGACGCTCGGCCCGGGCGGGTTCGTCGCTGGCGGGCGGGCTCGCCGAACTGGCGGACGATGTTCGACGCCGTGCTCACGACGATGCCCTGGCGGCGGCGGAACGTGCGGGCGTGGCCATCAGTGGTCCCCTCGGGCTGTGCTTCCTGCCGGCGTTCATCTGCCTCGGGATCGTGCCGGTGGTGGTGGGTCTGGCGTCGACGGTCCTCGGCTCGTTCTGA
- a CDS encoding type II secretion system F family protein, translating into MTSSIPPLAPVVAALGFGVLLWSPRRADLRLRVVVDRPRVTRPSNPRALLAAGAPVAALAVGGLPAAVSAGIVVALAAWIRRRRLAERRFDRRLDDLLLALSLMISELSVGAPPVHACEVAVAELRRRMSGDGRGSSEIADGLEAMASRASLGGSAIGGGDSEPNGAPGSEIESDAASWRRIGVAWQTAEQYGLPMVDMLAALRSDLRSRRGFADRTRAGLSGPRATAMVLAGLPLLGIALGQATGAGPIQVLLGGGLGGILLMVGTALAAAGVAWSERITGKVLAR; encoded by the coding sequence GTGACGTCATCGATTCCACCGCTGGCCCCGGTGGTCGCGGCGCTCGGGTTCGGCGTCCTGCTGTGGTCGCCACGGCGCGCTGACCTGCGGCTGCGGGTGGTCGTGGACCGACCCCGCGTCACCCGGCCGTCGAACCCGCGGGCCCTGCTGGCTGCGGGTGCGCCGGTCGCGGCCCTTGCGGTCGGCGGGTTGCCGGCTGCCGTCTCGGCGGGGATCGTCGTGGCCCTCGCGGCGTGGATTCGACGACGCCGACTGGCGGAGAGAAGGTTCGATCGTCGGCTCGACGATCTGCTGCTGGCGCTGTCCCTGATGATCTCGGAGCTCTCTGTCGGGGCACCTCCGGTCCACGCCTGCGAGGTCGCGGTCGCGGAACTGCGACGCCGCATGTCCGGCGACGGGCGGGGTTCTTCGGAGATCGCCGACGGCCTCGAGGCAATGGCGTCGCGTGCATCGCTCGGCGGGTCGGCGATCGGGGGAGGGGATTCGGAGCCGAATGGCGCACCGGGTTCGGAGATCGAGTCGGATGCTGCGTCGTGGCGTCGAATCGGGGTCGCCTGGCAGACCGCGGAACAGTACGGGCTCCCCATGGTCGACATGCTGGCCGCGTTGCGGTCCGACCTCCGGTCGCGCCGGGGGTTCGCCGACCGTACACGTGCCGGCCTGTCGGGGCCGCGCGCGACCGCGATGGTCCTCGCGGGGCTGCCCCTGCTCGGGATCGCGTTGGGCCAGGCGACCGGTGCGGGCCCGATCCAGGTGCTTCTCGGTGGCGGTCTCGGCGGCATCCTGCTGATGGTCGGGACGGCGTTGGCCGCGGCCGGAGTCGCGTGGTCCGAACGCATCACCGGGAAGGTGCTGGCCCGTTGA
- a CDS encoding TadA family conjugal transfer-associated ATPase: MTPERADDDLLERVRSRLAADAADPSPAVIAEAIRAEAGGVLGDTDLLAALRFLQTELTGAGKLESLLAEPDIADILVAGPDDVWVDRGRGLETTTIHFPDEASVRRLAGRLALSAGRRLDDAQPWVDGQLSDVGRRGYTVRLHAIIPPLAADGTCISLRVLRSATKDLPSLIESGAIPSEVVGTIGDILRHRLSFLVIGGTGSGKTTLLNALIGAMDPRERMVCVEDALELAPRHPQVVRLVARAANVEGVGEVPVRALVRQALRMRPDRIVVGEVRGGEVIDLLTALNTGHDGSAGTVHANSTSEVPARMEALAALGGMGRDALHSQLGAALQMVLGVARRADGSRGLVEIGVVRRAPDGRIDIVPIWLRDNGFTGHRALFDAMLSSRRGPHDEPTDEIGTESARRRSA, translated from the coding sequence ATGACACCGGAGCGCGCCGACGACGATCTCCTCGAACGCGTTCGGTCCCGGCTGGCCGCCGACGCCGCCGACCCGAGCCCAGCGGTCATCGCCGAGGCGATCCGGGCCGAAGCCGGTGGCGTGCTCGGCGACACCGACCTGCTCGCGGCACTCCGTTTCCTCCAGACCGAGCTCACCGGTGCCGGGAAACTCGAGAGCCTGCTCGCCGAACCCGACATCGCCGACATCCTGGTGGCCGGGCCCGACGACGTGTGGGTCGACCGCGGACGCGGACTCGAGACGACGACGATCCACTTTCCCGACGAGGCTTCGGTCCGGCGTCTGGCGGGACGCCTCGCGTTGAGCGCGGGGCGCCGCCTGGACGACGCACAGCCGTGGGTCGACGGGCAGTTGTCCGATGTCGGCCGTCGCGGGTACACGGTCCGGCTGCACGCGATAATCCCGCCGCTCGCCGCCGACGGCACCTGTATCTCGTTGCGGGTGTTGAGGTCGGCGACCAAGGATCTCCCGAGTCTGATCGAGAGCGGTGCCATACCGTCGGAGGTGGTCGGGACCATCGGGGACATCCTCCGGCATCGGTTGTCCTTCTTGGTGATCGGAGGTACGGGTTCTGGCAAGACGACACTGCTCAACGCCCTGATCGGCGCAATGGACCCGCGTGAGCGGATGGTCTGTGTCGAGGATGCCCTCGAACTCGCGCCCCGACATCCGCAGGTGGTTCGGCTCGTGGCGCGCGCAGCGAATGTCGAAGGCGTGGGCGAGGTTCCGGTCCGCGCACTCGTGCGGCAGGCGCTCCGGATGCGGCCCGACCGGATCGTCGTCGGGGAGGTGCGGGGCGGTGAGGTCATCGATCTGCTCACCGCCCTCAACACCGGACACGATGGCAGTGCCGGTACGGTGCACGCGAATTCGACCTCCGAGGTCCCCGCCCGGATGGAAGCGCTTGCCGCTCTGGGTGGGATGGGCCGGGATGCGTTGCACAGTCAGTTGGGTGCCGCTCTGCAGATGGTGCTCGGTGTCGCGCGCAGGGCCGATGGGTCGCGTGGACTCGTCGAGATCGGCGTCGTGCGGCGTGCACCTGACGGCCGGATCGACATCGTGCCGATCTGGTTGCGAGACAACGGGTTCACCGGACATCGGGCCCTCTTCGACGCGATGCTCTCGAGTCGTCGCGGACCCCACGACGAACCCACCGACGAGATCGGGACCGAGTCCGCCCGGCGGCGGTCGGCGTGA